AATGCGGCCGTATCTGCAATGGCGGCTTTAATCTCATCCCAATAGGTAATCAGGTAGTAGATACCCGCTGCCAGTGCGGCAATGGCCACAATCACCAACAACACTGGCCATGTCAGGAAGCTAAAGGAGATCCCCGCCGAGATGGCCGCGATGCGTAGCGCCAGTAAGACACCGCGCATAATACGCATGGTGGCATTGGCGGCAATAATCGCTTTGTTATACAACCAGATGGCGGCAGTGTGGATTTGTGTCACGGCACACAATGCACCCCACAGCAGTTTTAACCCCATCCAGATAAACATGCTGATCCCCATCACCATATTGGCGATGGCACCGGCAGCGGCAAAACTCAGCAGCGCCAGCATGGCATAACCAATCAGTCGGGCGATATTGGGGAATAGCTGCATCCAGCGGGCGAACTTCTCCCCGATAGCCGATACCCGGTTCATGATGGGATACAGCACCGGTAACAGGGTTAAGCCCAAAATCACCCGCATCCCTGTCCAGATAGCCATCAGCCGTTCCCACGGATCAGCCATTTTCTTGGCCATCTCACCGGCCCGTTTCATGCCGTCATTACTGCCCAACTCACCAATATTACGTTTCAGTAAATCGACATTGCCGTAAAGCTGTTTAATGACATTCGCCCCATCCCCAAAGGCTTTATCCAGCTCGGCCTGCGCTTTTAAATTGCCCTCTATTGTTTTCCCGTAACGCCCCTGCAATTTCGCCAGCATTTCCGGCATGGTCAGCATCTGGCCGGAGGCATTCACAAAACTTAGCCCCAGCGTTTTGGCTCCGGCTGCGGCCCCTTTCATGTAGGTTTCATAGCTGCCGCTGGCTTCAGTTCCCAAGGTTTTTTGCAACTGGCCCAACACAGCAAATTGCTCATCCATGCCCACGCCATAGTTAGCGCCAACCCCTTTGGAACCCTCCATTAAGTCAGCCATGGTCTGCATATTGACGCCAAATGCCTGCGCCATATACGCCGTTTTACCGGCCACCTCTTCGGCAAATTTCACTTTGCCTATGCGGTCTGCATAGCTGTCAAACTGGTTATACATTTGCCCCATGTAGGCGGCGGCTTCGCTGCCGGTGGTTTTCATCCCTGCGGCCAGCACATTGGTAGCCAGGGTAAAACGGGGCAAATCACGGTCAGACAGCGTACCAATAGCACTGCGCACATCAGCACTGGAGCGCACCACATCCACCGCGCTGCGCCCATATTGCATACTGAATTTCAGGGCGTCAGTGCTCATCTTTTGCAAGGCGCTGTCACTCACCCCCTTGGCGCTGGCTTCATTAAGCGCCCCGGCAAAATCAGCCGCTGGCCCCAGTGCGCCCTTTAAGCCCTGCACCACACCAAATAGGGCCGCACCACCCACCGCAATTTTACCGAAAGCCGCTTGTGAGTGATCCGCGAACCCTTTAACGGTGGACTGCACCTGCTTTAACGGGCGCGTGATTTTATCAATCATGCTTAGGGTAAAATCGAGGTGTTTCATTAGTCGCCTTTAAATGCCAAGCCAATCCCATTGGCAATAGAAATACGGGTGTTATCCCAATAACGGTTATCCAACCAAACGGCACGGGCTAAACTTTCTATATCGTCATTTTCATGCGGCAGATAATGACGGCGCAGAATAAGAAATTGTTCAATTGAATTACTTTCAATGGCTCGTAACCGTTGGGTTAGTTTTTTACTTCAATTTCCAATTTCGGCGCATAGACTTGGTTCACTTGGTCAACCAATTGCAAAGCCGCACCCGGTGCTTTTAAAATCTCGTCCAAGGCTTCTTTGGTTTCTTTACTGATAATACGGCGCAGATATTTAAATGCC
The sequence above is drawn from the Yersinia enterocolitica subsp. enterocolitica genome and encodes:
- a CDS encoding phage tail tape measure protein; this translates as MKHLDFTLSMIDKITRPLKQVQSTVKGFADHSQAAFGKIAVGGAALFGVVQGLKGALGPAADFAGALNEASAKGVSDSALQKMSTDALKFSMQYGRSAVDVVRSSADVRSAIGTLSDRDLPRFTLATNVLAAGMKTTGSEAAAYMGQMYNQFDSYADRIGKVKFAEEVAGKTAYMAQAFGVNMQTMADLMEGSKGVGANYGVGMDEQFAVLGQLQKTLGTEASGSYETYMKGAAAGAKTLGLSFVNASGQMLTMPEMLAKLQGRYGKTIEGNLKAQAELDKAFGDGANVIKQLYGNVDLLKRNIGELGSNDGMKRAGEMAKKMADPWERLMAIWTGMRVILGLTLLPVLYPIMNRVSAIGEKFARWMQLFPNIARLIGYAMLALLSFAAAGAIANMVMGISMFIWMGLKLLWGALCAVTQIHTAAIWLYNKAIIAANATMRIMRGVLLALRIAAISAGISFSFLTWPVLLVIVAIAALAAGIYYLITYWDEIKAAIADTAAFQWLSEVVTAVGDVFSGVWQKIVSGWQWLVSAITGLSPLAGFSAMADSIGNVFSGLWDWLKSTFAETYNWIIDKLNYIPGVSIEAKSIVAPEGNPMNSASGLLTGGQMRNIDKGGINKEISNSSKSVTDNSKRIENVNITMPGGMTPSDLMEWQELN
- a CDS encoding DUF6890 family protein gives rise to the protein MESNSIEQFLILRRHYLPHENDDIESLARAVWLDNRYWDNTRISIANGIGLAFKGD
- a CDS encoding putative phage tail assembly chaperone → MADKHKIVLAVGSVELIFEPNTTAYNGLINDMAMDNKIAPAFKYLRRIISKETKEALDEILKAPGAALQLVDQVNQVYAPKLEIEVKN